From the genome of Microcoleus sp. FACHB-831:
AGGCGGTTGGCAAGCTTCGGCTAAAGAAAAGCGGGAGTGGACAGAACTAATTGCCTCTTACTGTAAAGGAGCGTATCAGTTTCAAGGAAAAATTTGGCTGGAGTATGTATGGCGAGTGAAGAATTTAGCTCGCGACAATAACAACATTGCTGCCGCAACGAAGTACATTGATGATGGCTTAGTTGAAGCTGGAGTGATGGCGGATGATTCACTCAAATACATCCAATCTCCAGTCTGCCATTGGTACGTTCAAAGTAATGAAGATATGGTTACTGTCAGGATAGCCAACGTGCCGATTTACAATGGAGAGCCATTAACAACACTTGGTGGTTCAAGCGAGTTCCTCACTGCTGTTTCAACCCAAGTACAATTGTCGAAAGCACCGTGGAATGTCCCACCAGCAAGGCTATCTACCCCAAGTTAAACAGTGGAGAATCCTTAAGAGCTGCTTTAATCAAAGTCGAACTCTATGTCCTATGCGCCATAAAACTAGATGACCAATCAGGATATGATGAGTGCGCTCAAAGCGCAAGGAATGGATACGTTCTAGTAACCTATGGCAACTGCAACGTTCAGCAGGTCTGTCCGGGTCAGAGTTAGAACAATCCGACTCATATTTGCTCTTTTCCTTACTTTGTTGATTTCCTAAAGAGCTTAGATGGAAGGCTTTTTAAGATGTGGGGAATAAGTGCAGGACCAGGCAGAAAAACAATACCCAACTGTTGCATTAATCCTAGTGCATCGCCCTGTCCACAATGCTCCGTAATTTTTCCATTTTCGACGCGATCAAGGTGCATAATTGACAACTGAATTGGCTTGCCTGTTGGAGGAATACCTTGGAACTCACCAAGATGCGTAGCTGTAAATGTTCCACAAGTGACAACTTTATCATCTGCAACAATCACTTCATCAAATGAATGCTGACTATTGGCAAAGGCTAAATAGAAGGTCATGCCAAACTGCTTAAAGCTTTCCCGGTTGAGCGGTTCAGGAATCCCAGTTAGGTGAGCAACTTTCATTGGGAGCGAGAAGTGCTAAGGCTTGGTCAATATTTCGATTATCAAAAGCTTTGTACAACTCGAGAACAGTAGCTTTATTTTGTTCGATTGACATCAGTGATACTTTACACATTTAACTGTATCTGCGTTACCCCTTGGCGTAACTGGCGTTGTCTAGCGAGCCAAGAGTGCCTCACGCGCTTGCCCAGCAGGGGTGCTAACTGACTTGCCCCCCAACGCAACAGTGCGCTTTTACGTAGTAGCTCAGCCTGAGCCGCTTCCTGACTTTGAAGCTGCTGTGCTCGAACAATCTCCGGCTCCCGCTCGGCTTGAATCTGTGGCAACACCGCATCAATTGCCGTATCTGTTGCCCCTTCACGCAACAGGGGAACTAGATGATTTGCCGCAACAATCACATCCCGCAAAGCCATATTGATGCCTTGGGCGCGAATCGGTGACATCGGGTGAACAGCATCGCCCAGCAGCAGTAATCCTGGTGCATACCAACGCGGACAACGCCCAACGACAACAGATAACAGCACAGGCCGTTCAATAGTTTCTGCATGAGTCCGGATATGCTCGGCTAACCACGGGGGTGATGCTTCTGCCAAAATTTTAGACCAATCGGCTTGCTTCCAGTCTATAGGGGCATCCTCATGGAGTGCCCAGCCTACCTGAAGATTCCCCTCAGAAGAGCGAAACAGCCCAAAGGCATAGCGATCGCGAACAATCGAATAAAATATATTCTCGGATTCAAAGCGCGAGCTATCCGCCAATTTAAACCAAAGAATATCAAAGCTTCCGGACTGTTGCTCTAGAGGTAAGTTGGATCGCTGCCGAACAACAGAATTGCGACCATCCGCCCCAATGACTAGATTGGCACAGATGGAGCGATCGTCACTCAGCTTCACACCCGAAACCCGGTGCTCGCTCCACAGCAAATCCTGCACGGGACTGCCGGGGATAAACTCAAAATTGGGATAAGTGTTTGCCTGGTCGATTAACGCTTCCAGGAAAGCTGGCTGTGAGACAAGGGTGCAGGGCTTACCACCCGGTTCGATTGGTTCATCAACTCGAAACAGAAACCTGTTCTCGATTAGGACTTCCCAGGCATCTAAAGAGCGATGGGGAATGCTCTCTAGCACAGACGACAATCCCATCTGTTCTAGAGCATCCAGCCCACTGGGCATCAGTCCCTCACCACGAAAAACTCTCCGGAAGTTACGGGAGGATTCAATCAGTTTGACGGCGATGCCACGTTTGACGAGAAGCAGTGCAAGCGTTGCACCAGCAGGTCCTGCCCCGACAATTACAACCTGAGTCATCACGTTAAAACTGCATTGATGACTTTAGAATACCAAACTTCTCTGTGCAGGTAATTGATGTTCACTGTCGCTAACTACGGTTGCAGCAGCAATTTACCTCTGAAGCACTCTGTTGGGACGGATAGTAATATTTATTGACGCTTCTGTTTCAGCCAAAGCAGCCTTGTAGCTGTGCCTTGTGGAATCTTCGTTACTTTGGTTGGCTTACTCCCATTAACATCAACCAGGTAAAGAAAATTAGTACACTCAGGATAACCTATTAGTAACAAAGGTCGATAACATTTACCGTCGTACCCAGCTGCAAATACAATCTTTTGCCCATCAGGTGACCAAGCGAAGTCTTGAATACCGCCAGCTGGACTTTTAGGAGGTGTAGGAAACAGTTCTCGCAACTTTTTAGTCTTTAGATCCAATACCCAGATTGTTTCACTGTTGAAGTTGAAGTTGTTATTAGTTTTGGCCCTAATGAGCAAAGCGAGATAGCGACCATCCGGCGACCACTTCATGGCTTCATCATTAGAAGATAGAGATGGGAATATCCGAATTGGTAAATCATTTTTGGCATCAAGAAGTACTTGCAGGTTACTTCCGTCAAAGTTGATTTGGTACAGCGTCTTCAAGGTTTTCTTCGTATCCCTGTGCCAGAAGACAAGAGCTTTGCTGTCTGGTGACCAAATCAGTTGGTAAACACTACCAGGGGCGAGTTTAGTAATACGCCGCGAACGCTGACTGGCAATATCGAACAGGTAAACATCTTCGACAATGCCAAAGGTTTTGTCAGTAAAACCGTCTGTATAAGCGACAGTTTTCCCATCTGGGGACAAGGTGTACTGATTACTACTGCCAAGACTTTTGTCCTTGATTTTTAAGACTTCTATAGAACCGTTAGGACTAATGGATTTTTTCGCGTATAGAAGTCGTTGAGTCTCAGGAGACCATGACACATACGATCTCCTCGTTTCCTCATTGAGAGCACTTGGGAGACTGTTGGGAAACTCCCACTTAGACATCTTCCAATCTGTTGGGTTTACTACATACCAACCCTGTTGCTTGTTAATCTCCGTGAGGTTGAGGATGACGTCGTGATCGCTTGGTAAGCTGGTAATGCTCTTGACAGGAGCAAGTATTGACACGCCACACCCACCCAAAAGCATACAGATTAGAAAGAAAAATCTTAGCGGTTTGAAAGAGGCTTTCATTTTTGAACAGCGGCGCTTAAGCCTTACAGGGATAGAGAGCATTGAATTTCTGCCCCTCCAGCCTAAGCGTGGAGGTGTGGCAGTTATGCAACCTCACATTCTGCTTTTCTAACTGTCACAGTCAGTCTCACCCAATATCGCCATTGGATAGATGTTGCTCCACTTCTGAAGTTCTACCCCTCGAATGACTACAAAAAGTTATGTTTCCAGCAATAGCAATAGACTCATACTTGAGTTAGCTGGTGATAGCCTGCCTTACTTCCTTATTGATCCAATCTCGAACTCCACAAGACTGGCGAGCGCACAGCACTTAACAAGCCAAATCTTCTGATGTTTTAGAAGTCTTATTCCACGAGATTAAGCCGTTTATTGCCATACCCAAAAGAACTACATAAAGCAGAGCAATAAATCGGACTCCTTTCACGTAATACAACCCAATTCCTATCACATCAACAGCAATCCAGTAGTACCAGCTTTCGATTCGCTTTTGAGCTAGTAGCCACATCGCTGTAAAACTTGCAATTGTTGTCAGGGCATCCAAATAGGGGAAAGAAGCTTTCTCAGGAAACAGGGTAGGAAACAGTATATGGACGCGGCTCATAAAAGCCCCGATAACAAAAGAAACGGCAATTGTAACAGCCAAAACCCTGATTAGACTGCGCTGCGAACTGTACCTGAAATCTCCGGCTTTGTCTGTACCTCGACGGGATGTACTCCACCGCCACCAACCATACACGCTTGCTCCCAAATAGTAGACCTGTTCGAGGGTATCTGAGTACAAGCGTATCTGGTAAAAAAGCGCCATATACAGCAGTACACTCACAATACCGACTGGCCAGGTCAGCATTTGCTTTCTGGCGATGAGCCACACCGACCACAAATAGAGTATCGTTCCTATGAATTCTATATAGCTCATAGGATATCCCAGGATTGTAAAGGCAATGTTGTTGACACTGAACAATTCAAGCATTGTGATGAATTACGCCATTTCTCTCTTCATCTTCTGTTTGCTCAATCTTATTGGCGCTGGACGAACAAGTCCAGCAAATTCTCATACTTTCGGTACTTATCCAAGACACCCTTCACGTACTTCACTCGTGTTTCCAGCTCACCTTGCACGAGGAAGAAGGGAATCTTGCGAACAATTAAATCGTTAACAATTTGCTTTTGAAAGATGCGTCGATTCACATCTCCAGAACGGTCCCAAGTGTCGTCATAAGGGATATCTACATCACAAACAAACACAAGGTCATAGCGTGAAGCTGCCCGATTCGCTAATTCGGCAAGTTGCCTCTCTGCCGTGTTGTGATAGTACAGTGAAAACATATAAGTGGTAATCGCATTAGTATCCGTAAATAAGTACCGATTTGCCTGGTATAGCAGTTCTTCTTCACGGTTCAAGTGTTCAGAAGCAATCTCAACCAATTGTTCGAGAGACAGCCGACGATTCACTTGATGCTTCTCCCAATATTCCCGCCCATATTCCGGCATCCAAACGGTATCGTATTCCTGTGCCAGTCGGGATGCAAGCGTTGTCTTGCCCGTAGATGGAGCGCCCAAGAAAACTACATTCGTTATCAAGTCGCGATAAACCCAAGGATGCAAATATTCGCGATAGGCAAAAGTATCTTTTCTGATTTGTGTGCCAGAGATGGGTACTGTTTGGCGATTATAATCCACGATTCGATTGACAGCTCCCAGGGCTAAACTCATATGTTCTCCATAAAATTCACTGGAATAAAAGTGCGTTATTCCCTGTAGCTTTAATCGATTTAAAATATAGTCTTCATGTTTTTTCTTGATTTCGGGTGTATCTCCGACTTCAGTCGGGCCATCCCAAGCTTCGATGACTTGTACATCCGGATATAGTTTCCTTATCCAGCCTGCTCGAATATTAAGAGGGACGGACGTTGTTTCTCTCGCCTCGTAAATGATTACAATTACCTCATCCATTTGAGATAATGCCGTCTCAATTAAAAACTGGTGTCCTTTGTGAAACGGCGCAAATTTTCCAACAGTAAGTCCACGTTGGCTATCCATGATTCATAATGCGACTGTGCGACAAGGGAAAAGAGTTGACTGCTACTCTTTATAAAGAAACCCGAACAGGTTTTATTCATAAGGTAATGCGAGACGCTCGCGGACTCGAAGAGAGCTGCGCTCCCATCGCACGGTAGCTTATGTGGGATAGTTTAGCCCTGTGCAGGGAAGGAAGAGGATATGCGAAAACTCTTGCAAACAACGGCCCAATACGCCATTCGCTATCTTGAAGGCTTAGACGCTCGTAATGTTGCACCAACTGAGGAAGCGATCGCTAATCTCATCCAGTTTGGTCAACCCCTCCCCAATGAGCCTGTCGATCCCGAACTTGTCTTGCAACAGCTTGATGAAATTGGCTCACCCGCATCAATGGCACAGGCAGGCTCCCGCTTCTTTGGATTTGTCACGGGTGGTTCCCTGCCTGCCGCCTTGGCAGCCAACTGGCTAGCCGCCGCGTGGGATCAAAATTGCGGACTCTATCGCATCACCCCAGCCACAGCCTTACTGGAGCAGGTAGCTCTGCGCTGGCTCCTCGACGTACTCCATCTCCCTGCCGACTGCGGTGGTGCTTTCGTTACGGGAGCAACCGTTGCTAACTTTACCGCATTAGCCGCCGCCCGCCACGCCGTACTCGAACGGGAAGGTTGGAATGTAGAAGCAGACGGGTTGTTTGGTGCGCCACCGATTACGGTTGCAGTTAGCGAGGAAGCGCACCCAAGCTTGTTGAAAGCGTTGGGATTGCTGGGATTAGGTCGAAGCCGAGTCGTGAAAGTCCCCGTCGATGGACAGGGGCGAATGCGTCCGGATGCCATTCCCACCCTGACTCGTCCTGCGATTATCTGTACCCAAGTGGGAAATGTGAACACAGGCGCGTGCGATCCAGTTGAAGAGATTTGCGATCGCGCAAAAGTTGTGGGAGCCTGGGTGCACGTAGACGGCGCATTCGGACTCTGGGCAGCCGCTGCTCCATCGTTGGCGCACCTCACGACTGGTATGGAAGAGGCAGACTCTTGGGCGACAGATGCTCACAAGTGGTTGAACGTGCCGTATGATAGCGGATTGGCGTTTGTTCGCGATGCCAAGGCGTTGCAAGCGGCAATGGCGATTACTGCGGAGTATTTACCCACCGTCAGCGACCAGCGCAACCCGTCAGACTATACTCCTGAATTATCGAGGCGTGCGCGTGGAGTTGAAGTGTGGGCAGCTATGCGATCGCTGGGTCGTTCTGGTTTGGTAGATTTAATTGAGCGTACCTGTCGCCATGCCAGACACTTTGCCAAGGAGTTGAAAGCGGCTGGTTACCCGATTCTTAATGATGTGGTGTTGAATCAAGCCTTAGTGTCCTTTGGGGATGCAGAAACGACTCATCGGGTGATTGCCGATATTCAAGCCGAGGGGACTTGTTGGTGTGGTAGTACGGTTTGGCAAGGGCAGACGGCGATGCGAATTAGCGTTTCGTCTTGGGCAACAACGGATGCTGACGTAGAGAAAAGTTTGGCAGCTATGCTGCGAGTAGCTGGGAAATATTGTTCTGGTGCATTTTAGGATGAGCGATCGCTTGACGATTGCAGATTGCGATCGCACGATAAAGCCTTCACCGTTTGCATCGGATACTGGCAAGATACCGGCTGTAGCCATGTCCTTATCTGAGAGCCTCTTGCTCACCAATTATAGTTGGCTCAACTTTGGAGAGGAATTGTGGGGCTAGGCGATCACCTTATCGCCTAATCAATGCGATCACCACTGGAGATACAGCTAGGGATTAGAGCGTTCGCTCGGCTGATTGGGCACTGATGGAGGTAATTGCTGGATTGATTGTGGCTGACTTAACTCGATTGGAACTCCTAATTTTTCACTAAGTTCCAAGACATTATTGCTAAAGTCAGCAGCTGCAACAAAAACACCTGCAATTGTGCCAACAATTACTACCAATCTCCGTAGACGAATTTTGAGCCTCTCTGGCTTTTGCTTCTCAGGCGTACTAATATCCTCTTGTAGGTTATCTAGCTCCATCAGAACTTCTTCTCGCTGAGCTTCTGGAAATTCCTGAGCCATCTCGCGTAGAGAACGGATTAGTCTGCTAATCTCATCATTATTCTGACCGATATTTTGGGAAAAGTTTGAAACAGTACCACTGCCGCTTTGAAGAAAGCCAATACTAGAATTCGGAGCGTTGATTTTCGTTTGGTTAGTGATAGATTTATCTTGATTTTGAGTCATATTGACATAGCCTCCTGTTATTAGAGTACCTTCGTTATTAACTATGTATAGCCTAGAGTGCATCCTGACTTGTTTAGAAATTTCGGCTTCTATGATGTTAGTATCAGAACGCAATCTAGGCAAAGCTTGTAAAAGCATCTGCATATCATGTATGTTGAGCGTTTCAATGTCAGATTGCCTACTCAGTTGAGATTGCAGGTACTGAGTGACAACGTTCATGTTGTCACAGATATTCTTCAGCCATTCAATAGATTTCTGAGGATTCTGATGAATTTGTTCGTATTCATCCCAGCTTGACTGAAAAGTTTGATTTACTGTTCTTTTTAGAGCAAAGTAGACAAGAGCTGCACGGGCGCTATCGTGTGCAGAAATTGATGATTCAATACAGTGTTCAAGTAAGGCTTTATCAATTGATGATTCTACTTGGATTAATCCGAATGTATGGGCAAAAGTTGGTTTGACGATGCAAAGCCATTTTGCTAATGCTAGTTCATCAACAGTCATTTCATAAACTAAGCGCAGACTTCTTGATCTCCAAGTTACTGAGAGGATGTGTGCAGCATAGGCACTCAACAGGAATGTCCAAAGATCGCTATGAGTTGATCGTTGTTCTCCTTCAACTAGGATATCCTGCAACCATTTTGATTGTTCGGGTTGACTCTTGTAGTGGTAACTAACGCCTAAAGCAATGCCCAGCAATTCTGTAGGACGATAGAAGAATGATGCACGGTGTGCAGGAAAAGCCTCCCTACCAGACAATCTAACTAATCCATTTGCCCAAGTTTCCAGAAAACCTTCACTAAATTGTCTACCGCAAGCAAGACCATAGCCTACTGCTGCAAGAGCAGGTGCTTCACTCAAGCGGTTTGGTTCTAGAGTAGCAATTTCTATATCATTGGCTACGTCAAAGGGGAGCTGGCTGTTTGTCTGCTGAAAAACATGGTGGGCAAAACCACTTTCTGGTGATTCTCTATGATAGTTCGCCTTTAAATACTCTGAAACGCTATCCAACTGATAACTGAAGCTTTTTTTAAAAGCATTTATCATAGGAACCATTTACTTGCACGAAGTTTTATATTGAGCATGGCAGGGGACCATCCGCGAACATTCTTGAGACGGGCAAGTAGCCCCGCAATTAGTTCGGAGTAATAGATAGTTACGGGATCAGATGCGGGAAATACCGATTTCCAGGACAGAGAGGTAAATTTTAGTACTTGTTCGCTGAGGTAAGTTAGGTCGTAGTAAGTTGATTGAGGATGGAGATGAATGAGTAACGGTGTTGGCAAGGGTGTACTGGGTCGCTTAATTAGCCTTGGGCTATTTGTACTGAGTAGGCGAGTATAACGTCCGAGTTGCAGAATCGTACCTCGTTCTGGAGCGTAGATTCCCTTGCGAACGCCATTTTTTACAACAATGCCCTGTTGAGATTTATCCAATACCGTAAATGGATGGTCATGCGAGACAGTTAAAAAAGCAAACTCAATATTTTGTTCGCTACCAACCTTAGCAACACACTGAGCAATAATTTCTGCAATATCGACATTTTTTAGTGGTCTTGCTGCATGGAACACCAAGCGTATGGTGTCACCTGGTCGCCAATTATTCTGATTTTTAATATCCTGCAAAATTGAGAGAGTAGAGTTCTTCAGTACATTTGGATACTCAGCGTAACTACACTCTTTGGAAAGATTT
Proteins encoded in this window:
- a CDS encoding TolB family protein, with amino-acid sequence MSILAPVKSITSLPSDHDVILNLTEINKQQGWYVVNPTDWKMSKWEFPNSLPSALNEETRRSYVSWSPETQRLLYAKKSISPNGSIEVLKIKDKSLGSSNQYTLSPDGKTVAYTDGFTDKTFGIVEDVYLFDIASQRSRRITKLAPGSVYQLIWSPDSKALVFWHRDTKKTLKTLYQINFDGSNLQVLLDAKNDLPIRIFPSLSSNDEAMKWSPDGRYLALLIRAKTNNNFNFNSETIWVLDLKTKKLRELFPTPPKSPAGGIQDFAWSPDGQKIVFAAGYDGKCYRPLLLIGYPECTNFLYLVDVNGSKPTKVTKIPQGTATRLLWLKQKRQ
- a CDS encoding FAD-dependent monooxygenase; translation: MTQVVIVGAGPAGATLALLLVKRGIAVKLIESSRNFRRVFRGEGLMPSGLDALEQMGLSSVLESIPHRSLDAWEVLIENRFLFRVDEPIEPGGKPCTLVSQPAFLEALIDQANTYPNFEFIPGSPVQDLLWSEHRVSGVKLSDDRSICANLVIGADGRNSVVRQRSNLPLEQQSGSFDILWFKLADSSRFESENIFYSIVRDRYAFGLFRSSEGNLQVGWALHEDAPIDWKQADWSKILAEASPPWLAEHIRTHAETIERPVLLSVVVGRCPRWYAPGLLLLGDAVHPMSPIRAQGINMALRDVIVAANHLVPLLREGATDTAIDAVLPQIQAEREPEIVRAQQLQSQEAAQAELLRKSALLRWGASQLAPLLGKRVRHSWLARQRQLRQGVTQIQLNV
- a CDS encoding ester cyclase; this encodes MKVAHLTGIPEPLNRESFKQFGMTFYLAFANSQHSFDEVIVADDKVVTCGTFTATHLGEFQGIPPTGKPIQLSIMHLDRVENGKITEHCGQGDALGLMQQLGIVFLPGPALIPHILKSLPSKLFRKSTK
- a CDS encoding AAA family ATPase, yielding MDSQRGLTVGKFAPFHKGHQFLIETALSQMDEVIVIIYEARETTSVPLNIRAGWIRKLYPDVQVIEAWDGPTEVGDTPEIKKKHEDYILNRLKLQGITHFYSSEFYGEHMSLALGAVNRIVDYNRQTVPISGTQIRKDTFAYREYLHPWVYRDLITNVVFLGAPSTGKTTLASRLAQEYDTVWMPEYGREYWEKHQVNRRLSLEQLVEIASEHLNREEELLYQANRYLFTDTNAITTYMFSLYYHNTAERQLAELANRAASRYDLVFVCDVDIPYDDTWDRSGDVNRRIFQKQIVNDLIVRKIPFFLVQGELETRVKYVKGVLDKYRKYENLLDLFVQRQ
- a CDS encoding aminotransferase class V-fold PLP-dependent enzyme → MRKLLQTTAQYAIRYLEGLDARNVAPTEEAIANLIQFGQPLPNEPVDPELVLQQLDEIGSPASMAQAGSRFFGFVTGGSLPAALAANWLAAAWDQNCGLYRITPATALLEQVALRWLLDVLHLPADCGGAFVTGATVANFTALAAARHAVLEREGWNVEADGLFGAPPITVAVSEEAHPSLLKALGLLGLGRSRVVKVPVDGQGRMRPDAIPTLTRPAIICTQVGNVNTGACDPVEEICDRAKVVGAWVHVDGAFGLWAAAAPSLAHLTTGMEEADSWATDAHKWLNVPYDSGLAFVRDAKALQAAMAITAEYLPTVSDQRNPSDYTPELSRRARGVEVWAAMRSLGRSGLVDLIERTCRHARHFAKELKAAGYPILNDVVLNQALVSFGDAETTHRVIADIQAEGTCWCGSTVWQGQTAMRISVSSWATTDADVEKSLAAMLRVAGKYCSGAF
- the pnuC gene encoding nicotinamide riboside transporter PnuC — its product is MSYIEFIGTILYLWSVWLIARKQMLTWPVGIVSVLLYMALFYQIRLYSDTLEQVYYLGASVYGWWRWSTSRRGTDKAGDFRYSSQRSLIRVLAVTIAVSFVIGAFMSRVHILFPTLFPEKASFPYLDALTTIASFTAMWLLAQKRIESWYYWIAVDVIGIGLYYVKGVRFIALLYVVLLGMAINGLISWNKTSKTSEDLAC